Proteins from a genomic interval of Zingiber officinale cultivar Zhangliang chromosome 1B, Zo_v1.1, whole genome shotgun sequence:
- the LOC122042670 gene encoding uncharacterized protein LOC122042670 — MTIVLRFVDIDGFLQERFFAIVHVTDTTAATLKKEISDALGRYDFHIHNIWGQGYDGVSNMRATEKEVSIWLFFSKLNSICNLINASPKRHAKLHPAQRIEVAHMIATGERDTGRGCNQISNFLLPGKTRWSTNFESICWMIDMYSSVISVFEKMVVDGSSNSIRGEANGLLIAIKSFDFIFILHLMQKIMGITNLLCRALQEKSLDILNAMGSISTTKILLHTLREEGFVILLNYVKEVCAKYDIEIPHMEARYKFATGRSCQQNDSITVEHHYQFDVFVAAIDFQIEELNSRFKDETVEFLKLSCALEPKETFKLLR; from the exons ATGACTATTGTATTGAGATTTGTAGATATTGATGGTTTTTTACAAGAGCGATTTTTCGCCATTGTACATGTAACTGATACAACTGCTGCAACACTTAAGAAAGAAATATCTGATGCACTTGGTCGTTATGACTTTCATATTCACAATATATGGGGACAAGGATATGATGGTGTTAGCAATATGCGTG CTACTGAAAAAGAGGTATCCATTtggttattcttttcaaaattgaattcaaTTTGTAATCTCATTAATGCATCTCCTAAACGTCATGCTAAGTTACATCCTGCTCAAAGAATTGAAGTTGCACATATGATAGCTACTGGTGAACGTGATACCGGTAGAGGATGTAATCAAATTAGCAATTTTCTACTACCTGGAAAGACTCGTTGGAGTACTAATTTTGAGTCAATTTGTTGGATGATTGATATGTATAGCTCTGTGATTTCCGTGTTTGAAAAGATGGTGGTTGATGGGTCTTCTAACTCCATCCGTGGTGAAGCTAATGGTTTGTTGATTGCAATAAAGTCTTTtgatttcatattcatattacaCTTGATGCAAAAGATAATGGGGATAACAAATCTGCTTTGTAGAGCATTGCAAGAGAAATCTCTAGATATTTTAAATGCAATGGGCTCTATTTCAACTACTAAAATTTTGCTTCATACTTTAAGAGAAGAAGGTTTTGTTATTCTACTTAATTATGTGAAAGAAGTTTGTGCCAAATATGATATTGAGATACCTCATATGGAAGCTCGTTATAAATTTGCTACAGGTCGTTCTTGTCAACAAAATGACTCAATTACAGTTGAACACCACTATCAATTTGATGTATTTGTTGCTGCAATAGATTTTCAAATTGAAGAACTTAATAGTAGATTCAAAGATGAGACAGTCGAATTTCTTAAGCTTAGTTGTgctttggaacctaaagaaacTTTTAAGCTTCTTAGGTGa